The Brassica napus cultivar Da-Ae chromosome C1, Da-Ae, whole genome shotgun sequence DNA segment tttaaataatttttcttaaaaactgctatttttgaaaagttttcattttgtagagaatgagtATTCTTTCTGAGTATAAGTCTTGGTTAAATCTCATTCCCATTGACTGTTTTTAACGAGTTTTTTGTTCACTGTTGTAGCAAAACCGGCATTGGACTGGAACATGAGGAAGAAGATTGCGATTGGAGCAGCAAGAGGTTTGACGTATCTACACGAGCAATGTGATCCCAAGATCATTCACAGAGATGTCAAAGCAGCTAATATACTCTTTGACGAGTGCTTTGAAGCTGTTGTTGGTGACTTTGGGCTTGCGAAGCTCCTCAACCACGAGGATTCTCATGTCTCGACCACGGTCCGTGGCACCGTTGGTCACATTGCACCTGAATATCTTTCCACAGGTCAGTCTTCTGAGAAGACCGATGTGTTTGGGTTTGGTATACTCTTGCTTGAGCTCATAACCGGATTGAGAGCTCAGTTTGGTAAAACCGCTAGCCAGAAAGGAGTTAT contains these protein-coding regions:
- the LOC125580599 gene encoding probable LRR receptor-like serine/threonine-protein kinase At4g30520 — its product is MRKKIAIGAARGLTYLHEQCDPKIIHRDVKAANILFDECFEAVVGDFGLAKLLNHEDSHVSTTVRGTVGHIAPEYLSTGQSSEKTDVFGFGILLLELITGLRAQFGKTASQKGVMLECVSNKTHNHTFLITIN